ATCTTCATGCTCGAGGCGTTCATTTCCCAGCTGTGGCATGGCCCCGGCAAGGCCGTCATCGGTTTCGTCCCGACGATCCTGTTCTCAGGCGTCGTGCCCCAGGTCATTGCCGCGGCCGCTCAGGTCAGCGGTAAACTCGTGAACTGGGAGGACCACCGGACTTGGATCAGCGCCACCAAGTCTCTCACGGCCAAGACATTTGCCATGAACTGCATCGTCGCTTACCTTGGCCTCTATCTGTCTTCGTGAGTCTGCCATACCATTTGAACTAACGCCAGCTATGTATACCTTCCTTTCGGCCCTTACATCATGGGCTACATCCAGAAACTCCTGTTCCACTACCAGGGCCCTGCAGATGACAAGTTTGCGGCAACGCAACAGCTCGCGTCCGCCCGGTCAAAGGTCAACGCTGGCCGTCTCCGCGCGCAGGTCTTTGCCTGTAAGCTTATGATGACATATAGTAGCTGACCGCAGACACCGTTACGAACCAGGTGATCGGTGCGTTCCTTGAGACCGGCCTTCCATTCATCCTCCGCTATGTCAACGACGTCCGCAGTGGCAAGGTCGCCGTGATGGACATTTTCAAGGGCGGCAAAAAGGATGACGAGAAGGCTACCGCTGGCGGGCAGGATGTCGAGAAGCGTTTCCTCGACAAGGTGGAGCACGAGCTTGCGCTGCCCGAGTACAACATCTTTGTCGACTACGCCGAGATGGTGACTCAGTTTGGTTACGTTGTTATTTGGAGCATTGTGTGGCCGATTGCGCCCGTCTTCGCCCTCATCAACAACTACTTTGAGCTGCGCagcgacgccgtcaagaTCAGCAAGCACGTGAGGCGCCCGCTTGGTGACCGCGTCGAGACGATCGGTACTTGGATGGACGCCCTCGGGATTATAGCGTGGATGGGCGCgtggacgagcgcgacgctcATCGAGCTCTTCCGCCCCCGCCAGTCTCTCCTGGGTGTTCGCAAGACGGTCGCCAACTTCCTGGCCTCGCACGACGTCGCACCGACATTCCACCAGGTCATTCCGACTCTGATCCCCGTCGCGTTctacgccctcgccgcctcgcaCGGCTACCTCGTCCTTCGCGCGATCGTCAACGGCGTCGCTGAGCGTGTGTTCTGGCGCGGCTCGCCCGAAgagctggccgaggagcaAGCGCGCAGCAACCTGTCCAAGacgggcgtcgaggatgtcaTTGACGCCCATGAGGACGCACAGCAGAAGGTGAACTACACGTTCCCGGCCGGCGACGCCACGTTCTGGGACGGCGGGAAGGGcggtgccgaggagattgtGCGTCTCCATAAGGCCGAGTAAGAGTAAGAAGCTTTATGACATTCAACGAATTTTCAAGTACTCTGCGTTGGTTTACACCATTTGCCCATGCAACTATACACGCTTTGAGGGATCGTGGGGTTCAGAGCAATGGTGTTCGGGTCGGGGCCGCTGTGGAGGGGCGAGATCCTGTCCAACTCGGAACGTCGGGGCCAGCCGGTAGCGAGCAGCTGTAGCATTCAATTAATTGCATTGAGCAGCTTCCTGACATGACAAAGGCAGTGCTTTACATGTTGTCCATGTCTCGGGCATAGAGTCGTGGAGTTTGCACAGCAACTGGTCAGCATGGTCAGCTGCTCTTGAGGATTGAGGGCTGTTGATTAAGCGCCAGACGTACACGTGACCGACCCGAGATTCGAACAGCTGCCCAGCAGTTGATTAGGTTCCTGTTCCTGTTCTTTGACTATTGACTCGACCTGCCTTGGTGACTGACGAACCGCGAACCGGCTGGCTTATCAGTGACCTTTCCGCACATCACGACCTCTCCATccaacctctcctcctcttgtCCTCTTGTCTTCTTgtcctctccatctctctctctctctctctctttctcctcccctctccgCTTCtctgcttctcctccccacctccccacctccaccactaCCTCACCATGACCGACCACGACGCCTGGGCAGTCCCCGCAGACCAGCTCGACTTGCCCTTCAGCATCCTCGACACGGACCTGTACAAGCTCACAATGCAGAACGCCGTGCTCAAGCACTTTCCCGACGCCCACGCCGTTATCAAGTTTACGAACCGCGCGCCGGGGATGCGGTTTAGTAGAGAGTGCTTTGACTGGATCCAAACGAGAGTTAATCGTGAGTGCGCGTCAATGTACACACACATACTTTCCTCTCCCCCAATTCGCCTCCCTCACCTCATCCAAACCCCGCCCCACACCGGCCTGCCGCACTCCCTTTGGTCGCGGCGGAcgcactcgcactcggCGTCGCTCACACCCAGACCTCGGAACCCTCCGCCTCACCACCGAAGAACGCCGCCGCCTAGCCTCGGCATGCCCCTACTTCCCCACGTCCTACCTCGATTTCCTAGCGTCCACCACTCTCCACCCTCAGGAACAGGTCAAGCTCTCCTTCCATGAAGGCGAGGACGGAAACGGCGAAATCAGCGTCCACATCCAAGGCCTGTGGCGCGAGTGTATCCTTTACGAGGTGCCCATCATGGCGATCAGTGCGTCCTAGCTTAACTGAGGCTGATATAGTCTCGGAAGGATACTTCAAGTTTGTCGATACGGATTGGAGTGCCGAGGGCCAGTTCGGTGAGTCTAGTCTCCCTTGAATGTCTAGCTAACCCAGACCTGGCAATGGAGAAAGCGCGCACCCTCCTCGCAAACAACATTGTCTTCTCCGAGTTTGGgacccgccgccgccgctcgtTCGCCGTACATGATGAGGTCATGCGCGGTCTCGTCGCCGGTGCGGCCGAGCATAATGGTGGAGGAGCACTGAGTGGAACAAGCAACGTTTacctcgccctcaagtACGGTATTCCGCCAAGTGGGACGATTGCGCACGAGTGGATCATGGCCATCGGCGCGACGGGCGGTTATGAGCACGCAAACGCTCGCGCCATGGACATGTGGACCGACGTCTACCCCCCGTCTCCCGGTGGACCGCCGCTCATCATGCTCAC
Above is a genomic segment from Cutaneotrichosporon cavernicola HIS019 DNA, chromosome: 1 containing:
- the NPT1 gene encoding uncharacterized protein (Nicotinate phosphoribosyltransferase); translation: MTDHDAWAVPADQLDLPFSILDTDLYKLTMQNAVLKHFPDAHAVIKFTNRAPGMRFSRECFDWIQTRVNHLGTLRLTTEERRRLASACPYFPTSYLDFLASTTLHPQEQVKLSFHEGEDGNGEISVHIQGLWRECILYEVPIMAIISEGYFKFVDTDWSAEGQFDLAMEKARTLLANNIVFSEFGTRRRRSFAVHDEVMRGLVAGAAEHNGGGALSGTSNVYLALKYGIPPSGTIAHEWIMAIGATGGYEHANARAMDMWTDVYPPSPGGPPLIMLTDTYTAAVFFADFVADPQRAKKWNALRQDSGDPFEFVRHAKAAWEEVHRLTGASGGALEGKRVVFSDSLDVQRAIDLQRGCDEIGLAAAFGIGTHFTNDFRKTSNPALPSKALNMVIKLSVIDGRDCVKLSDDKGKHTGVPAEVERAQRALGLI